The following coding sequences lie in one Mus musculus strain C57BL/6J chromosome 11, GRCm38.p6 C57BL/6J genomic window:
- the Rsad1 gene encoding radical S-adenosyl methionine domain-containing protein 1, mitochondrial isoform X2 — protein MLGLPAQKVEPWLQQLQKLLYHCDDHLSLYQLTLERGTSLFAQVQQGTLPAPDPDLAAEMYQEGRTVLRDAGFRQYEVSNFARNGALSTHNWTYWQCGQYLGIGPGAHGRFVPQGTGGHTREARIQTLEPDNWMKEVTLFGHGTRKCVRLGKLELLEEVLAMGLRTDVGVTHQHWQQFEPQLTLWDVFGASKEVEELLAQGLLLLDYRGLRCSWEGLAVLDSLLLTLLPQLQEAWQHRPSSPVSGG, from the exons ATGCTGGGGTTACCGGCACAGAAGGTGGAGCCGTGGCTTCAACAGCTTCAGAAACTGCTGTACCACTGTGACGACCACCTCTCCCTCTACCAGCTGACCCTGGAACGGGGCACCTCACTCTTTGCCCAGGTGCAGCAGGGTACCCTCCCGGCCCCTGACCCGGACCTGGCTGCTGAGATGTACCAGGAGGGCAGGACAGTCCTTCGAGATGCTGGCTTTCGCCAATATGAGGTCTCCAATTTTGCACGGAAC GGGGCGCTCAGTACCCATAACTGGACGTACTGGCAGTGCGGTCAGTACCTTGGCATTGGGCCTG GAGCCCATGGAAGATTTGTGCCCCAGGGAACTGGAGGCCATACCCGGGAAGCACGGATCCAGACACTGGAGCCAGACAATTGGATGAAAGAGGTGACGCTCTTTGGTCATGGCACCCGGAAGTGCGTTCGCCTGGGAAAGCTGGAACT GCTAGAGGAGGTTTTGGCTATGGGGCTGCGTACTGATGTTGGAGTCACTCACCAG CACTGGCAGCAGTTTGAGCCCCAGCTGACCCTGTGGGACGTGTTTGGAGCAAGCAAGGAGGTGGAGGAGCTGCTAGCTCAGGGTCTGCTGCTGCTGGATTACAG GGGTCTCCGGTGTTCCTGGGAGGGCCTAGCTGTGCTGGACTCCCTGTTATTGACCCTCCTACCTCAACTCCAAGAGGCCTGGCAGCACAGGCCTTCCTCACCCGTGTCAGGAGGATGA
- the Rsad1 gene encoding radical S-adenosyl methionine domain-containing protein 1, mitochondrial isoform X1 has protein sequence MVPSGVRTGRWVAAARAAQRRPRVDSLGQPPSPESASTRAALYVHWPYCEKRCSYCNFNKYIPRGVEEGTVRNCLVTEARTLLRLSGVQRVESVFFGGGTPSLASPHTVAAVLEAVAQEVYLPADSEVTLEANPTSAPGPRLAAFGAAGVNRLSIGLQSLDDAELQLLGRTHSASDALRTLAEARLLFPGRVSVDLMLGLPAQKVEPWLQQLQKLLYHCDDHLSLYQLTLERGTSLFAQVQQGTLPAPDPDLAAEMYQEGRTVLRDAGFRQYEVSNFARNGALSTHNWTYWQCGQYLGIGPGAHGRFVPQGTGGHTREARIQTLEPDNWMKEVTLFGHGTRKCVRLGKLELLEEVLAMGLRTDVGVTHQHWQQFEPQLTLWDVFGASKEVEELLAQGLLLLDYRGLRCSWEGLAVLDSLLLTLLPQLQEAWQHRPSSPVSGG, from the exons ATGGTTCCCTCCGGGGTCCGGACCGGCAGATGGGTGGCAGCGGCCAGGGCGGCCCAGCGGCGCCCCCGTGTGGACAGCTTGGGACAGCCTCCGAGTCCTGAGTCCGCGAGCACGCGTGCGGCGCTTTACGTGCAC TGGCCTTATTGCGAGAAACGCTGCAGCTACTGCAACTTCAATAAGTACATCCCCCGCGGCGTGGAGGAGGGGACCGTGCGGAATTGCCTGGTGACTGAGGCAAGGACGCTGCTGCGGCTCAGCGGGGTGCAGAG AGTAGAGTCTGTGTTCTTTGGTGGAGGAACCCCGAGTCTGGCCAGTCCCCACACTGTGGCTGCTGTCCTGGAGGCTGTGGCTCAGGAAGTCTACCTGCCTGCCGATTCGGAAGTCACCTTGGAGGCTAACCCCACTTCAGCCCCAGGTCCTAGGCTGGCAGCTTTTGGAGCAGCAGGAGTGAACAGGTTGTCCATTGGTTTACAG TCCCTGGATGACGCGGAGCTGCAGCTGCTGGGCCGGACTCACTCAGCCAGCGACGCTTTACGGACTCTGGCGGAAGCCCGGCTCCTTTTCCCTGGCAGAGTGTCGGTGGATTTGATGCTGGGGTTACCGGCACAGAAGGTGGAGCCGTGGCTTCAACAGCTTCAGAAACTGCTGTACCACTGTGACGACCACCTCTCCCTCTACCAGCTGACCCTGGAACGGGGCACCTCACTCTTTGCCCAGGTGCAGCAGGGTACCCTCCCGGCCCCTGACCCGGACCTGGCTGCTGAGATGTACCAGGAGGGCAGGACAGTCCTTCGAGATGCTGGCTTTCGCCAATATGAGGTCTCCAATTTTGCACGGAAC GGGGCGCTCAGTACCCATAACTGGACGTACTGGCAGTGCGGTCAGTACCTTGGCATTGGGCCTG GAGCCCATGGAAGATTTGTGCCCCAGGGAACTGGAGGCCATACCCGGGAAGCACGGATCCAGACACTGGAGCCAGACAATTGGATGAAAGAGGTGACGCTCTTTGGTCATGGCACCCGGAAGTGCGTTCGCCTGGGAAAGCTGGAACT GCTAGAGGAGGTTTTGGCTATGGGGCTGCGTACTGATGTTGGAGTCACTCACCAG CACTGGCAGCAGTTTGAGCCCCAGCTGACCCTGTGGGACGTGTTTGGAGCAAGCAAGGAGGTGGAGGAGCTGCTAGCTCAGGGTCTGCTGCTGCTGGATTACAG GGGTCTCCGGTGTTCCTGGGAGGGCCTAGCTGTGCTGGACTCCCTGTTATTGACCCTCCTACCTCAACTCCAAGAGGCCTGGCAGCACAGGCCTTCCTCACCCGTGTCAGGAGGATGA